In Pseudomonas hamedanensis, a single window of DNA contains:
- a CDS encoding Nramp family divalent metal transporter, which translates to MPSLDHQAAAKPQNRFMRMLKLLGPGIIAVLSWLGAGDLITSSVAGANYGYAMMWVLAVSLLLRYLIVNIIARFQLCNNQGMTILQGYAQLNPVFAWFMLVYALLMGHLMNAYMIKGAGESLAMLFKIDQPLLCSLAVVLAVWMLVGRNIYTMIEGVMKLLLAIMTLAFIALAVMSGPDVTGIIKGTIGFSIPPDEGVHGALLVAVSVIGAVAGSIANFVHPYVMRQKGWIGPQHKRIQRNDLLFAVFVGIIINLAIWIVGAEILRPNGIEVKTLGDLGKALEIFFGPIGWYVFFIGVFATLFASISGKTTAFPMLITDAFQHVRPERREKYGKEFHHDPMHKWFMLFILVTPLIWSLPGMPDFVTLTIGVSALNIIGLPVISLGLLIMSNQKSLLDKQYRNNLFENIALLFATGLALWVAFQLGVDLFT; encoded by the coding sequence ATGCCTTCACTCGATCATCAGGCCGCTGCGAAACCGCAAAACCGTTTCATGCGCATGCTTAAACTGTTGGGCCCCGGCATTATCGCCGTGCTGTCGTGGCTCGGTGCCGGGGATCTGATCACGTCCTCCGTGGCCGGTGCGAATTACGGCTACGCCATGATGTGGGTGCTGGCGGTTTCGTTGTTGTTGCGGTATCTGATCGTCAACATCATTGCCCGCTTCCAGCTGTGCAATAACCAGGGCATGACCATTCTCCAGGGCTACGCCCAGCTCAACCCGGTGTTTGCCTGGTTCATGCTCGTTTATGCCTTGTTGATGGGGCATCTGATGAATGCCTACATGATCAAAGGAGCAGGGGAGTCGCTGGCGATGCTGTTCAAGATCGATCAGCCATTGCTGTGCTCGCTGGCCGTGGTGCTGGCGGTCTGGATGTTGGTGGGTCGCAACATCTACACAATGATCGAAGGCGTGATGAAGCTGCTGCTGGCGATCATGACCTTGGCGTTCATCGCCCTGGCGGTGATGTCGGGCCCGGATGTCACCGGCATCATCAAAGGCACCATCGGTTTCAGCATTCCGCCTGACGAAGGCGTGCATGGCGCATTGCTGGTGGCCGTCTCGGTGATCGGTGCGGTTGCAGGCTCTATCGCAAACTTCGTTCACCCCTATGTCATGCGCCAAAAAGGCTGGATCGGACCGCAGCACAAGCGCATTCAGCGCAACGATTTGCTGTTTGCCGTATTCGTCGGGATCATCATCAACCTGGCCATCTGGATCGTTGGTGCGGAAATCCTGCGGCCCAACGGTATCGAGGTGAAAACCCTGGGCGACTTGGGCAAGGCACTGGAGATCTTCTTCGGCCCGATCGGCTGGTACGTGTTTTTCATCGGTGTGTTCGCGACGTTGTTTGCCAGCATTTCAGGCAAGACGACGGCGTTCCCGATGCTGATCACCGATGCCTTCCAGCATGTGCGCCCTGAGCGTCGCGAGAAGTACGGCAAAGAGTTCCATCACGACCCGATGCACAAGTGGTTCATGCTGTTCATCCTCGTCACACCGCTGATCTGGTCGCTGCCGGGCATGCCGGATTTCGTAACGCTTACCATTGGTGTCAGCGCGTTGAACATCATTGGCTTGCCGGTGATTTCCCTGGGCTTGCTGATCATGTCCAACCAGAAGTCGCTGCTGGACAAGCAATATCGCAACAACCTGTTTGAAAACATCGCGCTGCTGTTTGCCACCGGACTGGCGCTTTGGGTCGCCTTCCAGCTAGGTGTTGATCTGTTTACCTGA
- a CDS encoding TonB-dependent siderophore receptor codes for MRRTLLSICVLQALSSTSWAEQAKSSTTLELEATDVVGTADYERADGPVQGYRATRSASATRTDTSIHETAQSISVVTKDAVEDIGATRLQDALDYAGGVGRANNFGGQGLTTFTVRGFTTGEFYRNGFPINRGYPNMPDANTIERLEVLRGPATMLYGRGDPGGTFNVVSKQPLPERSVTLGSQLTDQGMKRGTLDASGPLDEEGRLAYRLNVVGEGGDTFRDHVETERYGITPGLTWQASDATKLIFEGDFMRNNAPLDRGLTRYPKQIGTASRDTFFGEKDVGKLHNDNNMAQLRFEHMLNDDWTLGGGFQWLDGSLKGDAIEANGIAADGRTLGRNFNYRKLEWTDKDTQLNLTGHFSTGSLQHTLLTGIEYEDYDYKSIIQRSSGAVGAYPIDIFNPVYGQPRPALTRTPTHDKENLKTYAAFVQDQVALTDKLKVLAGARFERFEHDYETYVPGGKNWQASDNAVTPRLGVTYDLTETLAVYANTARSFKPNTGASRTGGGFAPEKGKSYEMGLKWEALDQQLSVEAAIYQIEKRNVLTTDPVDSTFNVAAGEVRSRGLDLNVTGNLTPEWRVIGGYAYVDAEVTKDNTLRSGTRLLNIPQNSFSLLNVYEFQDGTLKGLGLGTGVKYVDERAGQTANTAFSMGNYTVVDLLSFYKVNDNVRLNLDVKNLFDSDYEEGAFGNVYAYPGAPRTVQVGISYTL; via the coding sequence ATGCGTCGTACTCTGCTTTCCATTTGTGTGCTGCAGGCGTTGTCTTCCACTTCATGGGCCGAGCAAGCCAAGTCCTCAACAACGCTGGAGCTGGAGGCCACCGACGTCGTCGGCACGGCGGATTACGAGCGGGCAGACGGCCCGGTGCAAGGATATCGGGCGACACGTTCGGCCAGTGCGACGCGCACCGATACGTCGATCCACGAAACCGCACAATCGATCAGCGTCGTGACCAAGGACGCCGTTGAAGACATCGGCGCGACCCGCTTGCAGGACGCCCTGGATTACGCCGGCGGCGTAGGGCGGGCGAACAATTTCGGCGGGCAGGGGCTGACCACGTTCACCGTGCGCGGCTTTACCACTGGCGAGTTCTACCGCAACGGTTTCCCGATCAATCGTGGCTACCCGAACATGCCGGATGCCAACACCATTGAACGTCTGGAAGTCCTGCGCGGCCCGGCCACCATGCTCTATGGTCGTGGCGATCCGGGCGGTACCTTCAACGTGGTGTCGAAGCAGCCATTGCCCGAGCGTAGCGTGACCCTGGGCAGTCAGTTGACCGACCAGGGCATGAAGCGTGGCACACTGGACGCCTCCGGCCCGCTTGATGAAGAAGGCCGACTGGCGTACCGACTGAACGTGGTGGGCGAGGGCGGCGACACCTTTCGCGATCACGTCGAGACCGAACGCTACGGCATTACGCCGGGGCTGACCTGGCAGGCATCGGACGCGACCAAGCTGATATTCGAAGGCGATTTCATGCGCAACAACGCGCCGCTGGACCGAGGCCTGACGCGCTATCCGAAGCAGATTGGCACGGCCTCGCGTGACACGTTCTTCGGTGAGAAAGACGTCGGCAAACTGCACAACGACAACAACATGGCGCAGTTGCGTTTTGAGCACATGCTCAATGATGACTGGACCCTGGGCGGCGGTTTCCAGTGGCTCGACGGCTCGCTCAAGGGCGACGCGATCGAGGCCAACGGCATTGCCGCTGACGGCCGCACGCTGGGGCGCAACTTCAACTATCGCAAACTGGAATGGACCGACAAGGACACCCAGCTCAACCTCACCGGGCATTTCAGCACCGGGTCCTTGCAGCACACCTTGCTCACCGGCATCGAATACGAAGATTACGACTACAAATCGATCATCCAGCGCTCCAGCGGCGCGGTCGGGGCCTATCCGATCGACATCTTCAATCCGGTCTACGGTCAGCCACGCCCGGCACTGACCCGTACGCCGACTCACGACAAGGAAAACCTGAAGACTTACGCTGCGTTCGTCCAGGATCAGGTTGCGTTGACCGACAAACTGAAAGTGCTGGCCGGGGCGCGTTTCGAGCGCTTCGAACATGACTACGAAACCTACGTACCAGGCGGCAAGAATTGGCAAGCCAGCGACAACGCGGTAACCCCGCGCCTCGGCGTGACCTACGATTTGACCGAGACGCTGGCGGTCTACGCCAACACCGCACGCTCGTTCAAGCCCAACACCGGCGCCAGCCGCACTGGCGGTGGCTTCGCCCCGGAGAAAGGCAAGTCCTACGAGATGGGTCTGAAGTGGGAGGCGCTGGACCAGCAGTTGAGTGTCGAGGCGGCGATCTATCAGATCGAAAAACGCAACGTGCTGACCACCGATCCGGTGGATTCGACGTTTAACGTGGCGGCCGGCGAGGTGCGCAGCCGTGGCCTGGACCTCAACGTCACCGGCAATCTCACCCCCGAGTGGCGAGTCATCGGCGGTTACGCCTACGTCGATGCCGAGGTGACCAAGGACAACACGTTGCGTTCCGGCACGCGTCTGCTGAACATTCCGCAGAACAGCTTCAGCCTGCTCAACGTTTATGAATTCCAGGACGGCACCCTCAAAGGCCTTGGCCTGGGCACTGGGGTGAAATACGTCGACGAGCGCGCCGGGCAGACTGCCAACACAGCATTTTCGATGGGCAACTACACCGTGGTCGATCTGCTGAGTTTCTACAAGGTCAATGACAACGTGCGGCTTAATCTCGACGTGAAAAACCTGTTCGACAGTGATTACGAAGAGGGCGCGTTCGGCAACGTCTACGCCTATCCGGGCGCACCGAGAACCGTACAGGTGGGGATTTCCTACACGCTGTAA
- a CDS encoding type 1 glutamine amidotransferase domain-containing protein: MKILMVLTSHDQLGSTGKKTGFWLEEFAAPYYAFKDAGADVTLVSPAGGQPPLDPKSDEPGAQTAETDRFRADPVAQQALANTGRLADVRADDFDAVFYPGGHGPLWDLAEDKASIALIEAFDRANKPHGFVCHAPGVLRHVVRADGQPIVKDRDVTGFTNAEEAAVGLTDVVPFLIEDEFQRLGGRYSKVADWQVHVVADGQLVTGQNPASSAAVAEKLLKLLG; encoded by the coding sequence ATGAAAATCTTGATGGTTTTGACTTCTCACGATCAACTCGGCAGCACCGGCAAAAAAACCGGTTTCTGGCTGGAAGAGTTTGCCGCTCCCTACTACGCCTTCAAGGACGCCGGCGCTGACGTCACGCTGGTTTCGCCCGCTGGCGGACAGCCACCGCTCGATCCGAAAAGCGATGAGCCCGGTGCCCAGACTGCGGAGACGGATCGTTTCCGCGCTGATCCCGTCGCACAACAGGCACTGGCGAACACTGGTCGCTTGGCGGATGTCCGCGCTGACGATTTCGATGCAGTGTTTTACCCGGGTGGCCACGGCCCGCTGTGGGATCTGGCCGAAGACAAAGCTTCGATTGCGCTGATCGAAGCCTTCGACCGCGCCAACAAGCCCCACGGTTTTGTCTGCCATGCACCGGGAGTGTTGCGCCATGTTGTGCGAGCTGACGGCCAGCCAATCGTCAAAGACCGCGACGTCACCGGTTTCACCAATGCCGAAGAAGCCGCTGTCGGCCTGACTGATGTAGTGCCGTTCTTGATCGAAGACGAGTTCCAGCGTCTCGGCGGACGCTATTCGAAAGTCGCTGACTGGCAGGTGCACGTAGTGGCCGACGGTCAATTGGTCACGGGCCAGAACCCGGCCAGTTCCGCCGCCGTGGCTGAGAAACTGCTGAAGTTGCTGGGCTGA
- a CDS encoding TetR/AcrR family transcriptional regulator produces MKPTFDDTRQHLLDTGHRMMAEKGFTSVGLNEILQTAGVPKGSFYHYFKSKELYGQALLEDYFVDYLADMERRLTLPGLSAFERLMDYWQGWQNRCTLEGHGDECLVVKLSAEVADLSESMRLTLRDGAERIIARITVCIEQGQADKSLPEGDARHLAETLYQLWLGASLLNKLQRTGQSLQTSMAMTRQLLRV; encoded by the coding sequence ATGAAGCCGACCTTTGACGACACGCGCCAACACTTGCTCGACACCGGCCACCGGATGATGGCCGAGAAGGGCTTCACCAGTGTCGGCCTCAACGAAATCCTGCAGACCGCCGGCGTGCCCAAGGGCTCGTTCTACCACTACTTCAAATCCAAGGAGTTGTACGGTCAGGCGCTGCTCGAAGATTACTTTGTCGACTACCTCGCCGACATGGAGCGGCGCCTGACGCTGCCCGGGCTGAGCGCGTTCGAGCGGCTGATGGATTACTGGCAGGGCTGGCAGAACCGCTGCACCCTGGAAGGCCACGGCGACGAATGCCTGGTGGTGAAACTCAGCGCCGAAGTCGCCGACTTGTCCGAGTCGATGCGCCTGACCCTGCGCGATGGCGCCGAACGCATCATCGCGCGCATCACGGTGTGCATCGAACAAGGCCAGGCCGACAAAAGTCTGCCCGAGGGCGACGCACGGCATCTTGCCGAGACTTTGTATCAGCTGTGGCTCGGCGCCAGTCTGTTGAACAAATTGCAGCGCACCGGGCAGTCGCTGCAGACCTCGATGGCGATGACCCGGCAGTTGTTGCGGGTTTGA
- a CDS encoding alpha/beta fold hydrolase, which translates to MNKVFATLALTAAMFSASAAFAAQDKPTVVLVHGAFADSSSWNGVVKILEKDGYPVIAAANPLRSVKSDAQSVADVLASVKTPVVLVGHSYGGPVISAAAYGNANVKALVYVAAFAPAAGETAAELSGRFPGGTLGPTLAAPVALADGGKDLYIQQDKFHAQFAADVSPADAKLMAATQRPVTVAALNEAATEPAWKTVPSYFVYGDQDKNIPAQALAFMAERAHAKKTVVVKGASHVVMVSNPNVVANLIETAATAQ; encoded by the coding sequence ATGAACAAAGTATTCGCAACCCTCGCCCTCACCGCCGCCATGTTCAGTGCCAGCGCCGCGTTCGCCGCGCAGGACAAACCCACTGTGGTGCTGGTACACGGTGCCTTCGCCGATTCGAGCAGTTGGAACGGCGTGGTCAAGATCCTGGAGAAGGATGGCTATCCGGTGATTGCCGCCGCCAACCCGCTGCGCTCGGTCAAAAGTGACGCGCAGTCGGTGGCGGATGTGCTGGCCAGCGTGAAAACCCCGGTGGTGCTGGTCGGTCATTCCTACGGTGGCCCGGTGATCAGCGCCGCCGCTTATGGCAATGCCAACGTGAAAGCACTGGTGTACGTCGCCGCTTTTGCGCCAGCAGCCGGTGAAACGGCGGCTGAACTGTCCGGGCGTTTCCCCGGCGGCACCCTCGGCCCGACCCTCGCGGCCCCGGTTGCTTTGGCCGACGGCGGCAAGGACTTGTACATCCAGCAGGACAAATTCCATGCTCAATTCGCTGCCGACGTTTCCCCGGCTGATGCGAAGTTGATGGCCGCGACTCAACGCCCGGTGACCGTCGCTGCGCTCAATGAAGCCGCGACCGAACCCGCGTGGAAAACCGTGCCGTCGTACTTCGTCTACGGCGATCAGGACAAGAACATCCCGGCACAAGCCCTGGCGTTCATGGCCGAGCGGGCTCACGCGAAGAAGACCGTGGTGGTCAAAGGCGCGTCGCACGTGGTGATGGTGTCCAACCCGAACGTCGTCGCCAACCTGATCGAAACGGCTGCGACGGCGCAATGA
- the gabP gene encoding GABA permease, with product MNSLNPKDSTGQLAQGFKPRHVTMLSIAGIIGAGLFVGSGHAIAAAGPAVLLAYLFSGLLVVLVMRMLGEMAVAHPDTGSFSTYADQAIGRWAGFTIGWLYWWFWVLVIPIEALAAGHVLNQWFPQVDAWLFALLSIVALVITNLFSVSKYGEFEFWFAMAKVIAIIGFIGLGFAVLMGWIPEREASGLSSLMAQHGGFAPNGLSAVVGAFITIMFSFIGTEAVTIAAAESNNPAQNIAKATRSVIWRIGIFYLLSIFVVISVVPWNDPLLASVGSYQRALELMNIPHAKFLVDVVVLIAVASCMNSSIYISSRMLYSLGRRGDAPPALKVTSAAGVPRAAVIASTVIGAGVTLLSYFMPAGLFQFLLASSGAIALLVYLVIAISQLRMRRRLEREKVELTLRMWLFPWLTWLVIAFICTALAVMMFTPAHRLEVSSTIGLALVISFVGLVTARQHGSAGRVVAVAVAKP from the coding sequence ATGAATAGCCTGAACCCCAAGGACTCTACCGGTCAGTTGGCGCAAGGTTTCAAACCGCGTCACGTCACCATGCTCTCCATCGCAGGCATCATCGGCGCGGGACTTTTCGTCGGCTCAGGACACGCCATCGCCGCCGCCGGGCCAGCCGTTTTGCTGGCTTATCTGTTTTCCGGGCTGTTGGTGGTCCTGGTCATGCGCATGCTCGGCGAAATGGCCGTGGCGCATCCCGACACCGGTTCGTTTTCGACCTATGCCGATCAGGCGATCGGTCGCTGGGCCGGGTTCACCATCGGATGGCTTTACTGGTGGTTCTGGGTGCTGGTGATACCGATCGAGGCGCTGGCCGCCGGGCATGTGCTCAACCAGTGGTTTCCCCAGGTCGACGCGTGGCTGTTTGCCTTGCTGTCGATCGTCGCGTTAGTGATCACCAACCTGTTCAGCGTGTCGAAATACGGTGAGTTCGAGTTCTGGTTTGCGATGGCCAAGGTCATCGCGATCATCGGTTTCATCGGCCTGGGTTTTGCGGTGTTGATGGGCTGGATTCCCGAGCGGGAAGCCAGTGGTTTGAGTTCGCTGATGGCGCAGCACGGTGGTTTTGCCCCCAACGGCTTGTCCGCCGTGGTCGGCGCGTTCATCACCATCATGTTCAGTTTCATAGGCACTGAGGCGGTGACCATTGCCGCTGCGGAATCGAACAACCCGGCGCAGAACATTGCCAAGGCCACACGCTCGGTGATTTGGCGCATCGGCATTTTCTATTTGCTGTCGATCTTCGTGGTGATTTCCGTGGTGCCGTGGAATGACCCGCTGCTCGCCTCGGTGGGCTCTTACCAGCGCGCCCTCGAACTGATGAACATTCCTCACGCCAAGTTTCTCGTCGACGTGGTGGTGTTGATCGCCGTGGCCAGTTGCATGAATTCGTCGATCTACATTTCTTCGCGCATGCTTTATTCGCTGGGCCGACGCGGTGACGCACCGCCCGCGCTGAAAGTGACCTCGGCGGCCGGCGTGCCAAGGGCGGCGGTCATTGCCAGTACGGTGATCGGCGCCGGCGTCACGCTGCTCAGCTACTTCATGCCGGCCGGGCTGTTTCAGTTCCTGCTCGCCAGTTCCGGCGCGATTGCCTTGCTGGTGTACCTGGTGATCGCGATTTCGCAGTTGCGTATGCGCCGTCGGCTGGAAAGGGAGAAGGTCGAACTGACCTTGCGCATGTGGCTGTTTCCCTGGCTGACCTGGCTGGTGATCGCGTTTATTTGCACGGCCCTCGCTGTGATGATGTTCACCCCGGCGCATCGGCTTGAAGTGTCGTCGACCATTGGCCTGGCGCTGGTTATTTCCTTCGTCGGTCTGGTTACTGCCCGTCAGCATGGCTCGGCGGGCAGGGTGGTAGCGGTAGCGGTAGCGAAACCCTAG
- a CDS encoding 2Fe-2S iron-sulfur cluster-binding protein — MDTVSKSASSPWHEGELTLQRAVGAVDMMAGVGQRQLARDWMPDQHREFYAQLPFVVLGAVDSQGDAWATIRTGQPGFMESPSPQILKIKLDDQPNDPAQPGLQPGDAIGMLGIELHTRRRNRMNGTISRRDGNSLEIGVTQAYGNCPRYINLRQYAFVDETTDTALDLTVSEPLVRDMITAADSFYVATYVVRDGQRQVDASHRGGKSGFVHMDDDGTLTIPDFSGNLFFNTLGNILLNPRAGLTFIDFESGDLLQMTGTAEVLLDDPQIAAFQGAERLWRFKPQRIVYRQAALPLRWIDQPEGDSPNSQMTGSWEQTRERLQAQALRNQWRSLQVTRVVDESPQIRSFYLQANDGFGLPRFEPGQHVPIKVLLDGHAAASIRTYSVSSAPSDEFVRISVKRDGAVSAHLHDRVQALDLIEARAPQGDFTVDATERRPLVLLAAGVGVTPLLSMLREVVYQGKRISRMRPTWLIQSSRTVEDLAFREEIDDLAARAGDKVRVLRVVSQPPVSTPPQGYDHAGRIDIALLKSLLPLDDYDFYLCGPGSFTQALYDGLRKMRIPDDRIHAETFGPSTLVRDVEVSTPAPPQVPIAAEPVKVLFATSGKEARWAPGSGTLLELAEARGLNPEFSCRGGSCGTCKTRLSSGQVHYLSPPAMRLADDEVLICCAAPAQGSETLVLDV, encoded by the coding sequence ATGGACACAGTGTCGAAATCAGCGTCCTCGCCCTGGCACGAAGGTGAGCTGACTCTGCAGCGTGCTGTCGGCGCCGTGGACATGATGGCCGGCGTTGGCCAGCGGCAACTGGCCCGCGACTGGATGCCGGATCAGCACCGTGAGTTCTACGCGCAACTGCCCTTCGTGGTGCTCGGCGCGGTCGACAGCCAGGGCGATGCATGGGCCACGATCCGCACCGGCCAGCCCGGTTTCATGGAGTCGCCATCGCCACAGATTCTCAAGATCAAACTCGACGATCAGCCCAACGATCCGGCTCAGCCAGGTTTGCAGCCCGGCGACGCGATCGGCATGCTCGGCATCGAATTGCATACGCGTCGGCGCAATCGCATGAACGGCACGATCAGCCGTCGCGATGGCAACAGCCTTGAGATCGGCGTAACCCAGGCTTACGGCAACTGCCCGCGCTACATCAATCTGCGCCAGTACGCGTTTGTCGACGAGACCACCGACACCGCGCTCGACTTGACCGTCAGCGAACCCCTCGTGCGCGACATGATCACCGCTGCCGACTCGTTCTACGTCGCCACCTACGTTGTGCGCGACGGCCAGCGACAAGTCGATGCCTCGCATCGCGGCGGCAAATCCGGATTCGTCCATATGGATGACGACGGCACGCTGACCATTCCGGATTTCTCCGGCAATCTGTTCTTCAATACCTTGGGTAACATTCTGCTCAATCCTCGTGCCGGGCTGACCTTCATCGACTTCGAAAGCGGCGATCTGTTGCAGATGACCGGCACCGCAGAGGTGTTGCTCGACGACCCGCAAATAGCCGCCTTCCAGGGTGCCGAGCGTCTGTGGCGGTTCAAGCCGCAGCGCATTGTTTACCGTCAGGCCGCGCTGCCGTTGCGTTGGATCGATCAGCCCGAGGGCGATTCGCCCAACTCGCAAATGACCGGCAGTTGGGAGCAGACCCGCGAGCGCTTGCAGGCGCAAGCCCTGCGTAATCAATGGCGGTCGTTGCAGGTGACACGGGTTGTCGATGAGAGTCCGCAGATCCGCTCTTTTTACCTTCAAGCCAACGATGGCTTCGGCCTGCCCCGCTTCGAACCGGGGCAGCATGTGCCGATCAAGGTTTTGCTGGACGGACACGCCGCCGCGTCGATCCGCACCTACAGCGTTTCCAGCGCGCCGTCGGATGAGTTTGTACGCATCAGCGTCAAACGCGACGGCGCGGTGTCTGCGCACTTGCACGACCGCGTTCAGGCGCTGGATCTGATCGAAGCCCGCGCGCCACAAGGCGATTTTACTGTCGATGCGACGGAGCGGCGCCCTTTGGTGTTGTTGGCGGCCGGGGTCGGGGTGACGCCTTTGCTGTCGATGCTGCGCGAAGTGGTCTATCAGGGCAAACGCATCAGCCGCATGCGCCCGACCTGGCTGATACAAAGCAGCCGCACCGTCGAAGATCTGGCCTTTCGCGAGGAAATCGATGATTTGGCAGCGCGTGCAGGCGACAAAGTGCGTGTGTTGCGGGTGGTCAGCCAGCCACCAGTCAGTACTCCTCCTCAGGGCTACGACCACGCCGGGCGCATCGACATCGCTTTATTGAAAAGCCTGCTGCCGCTGGATGACTACGACTTCTACTTGTGCGGCCCGGGCAGTTTCACCCAGGCGCTGTACGACGGTCTGCGCAAAATGCGCATCCCCGACGATCGCATTCACGCCGAGACCTTCGGCCCGTCGACATTGGTGCGCGATGTTGAAGTCAGCACCCCGGCACCGCCGCAAGTCCCCATCGCTGCGGAACCGGTCAAGGTGCTGTTCGCCACCTCCGGCAAGGAAGCACGCTGGGCACCGGGTTCCGGCACTTTGCTGGAACTGGCCGAGGCCCGCGGCCTGAACCCTGAGTTCAGCTGTCGCGGCGGTTCGTGCGGCACTTGCAAAACCCGCTTGAGTAGCGGCCAGGTGCATTACCTCAGCCCGCCGGCCATGCGCCTGGCGGACGACGAAGTGCTGATCTGCTGCGCCGCGCCGGCGCAGGGCAGCGAAACGTTGGTGCTGGATGTCTGA
- a CDS encoding lactonase family protein, producing the protein MRKIAVIAAAVASGLCLSANAATYAYVSSPGDGLISQYRLDQDNGALTLVEQIQAGDQVNPMAITPDGKVLFAALRVKPFQVLGYRIDSKTGHLTPFTQAPLAESMAYLSTDRKGRYLLAASYGADLVSVQKIAKDYQPSANVLRYKTGLHAHSIRTEPSNRFAYAGNLGTDKVLQYRLDAQTGELSPIGSGYVSVPDKTGPRHLAFSPNGKFLYVVGEMSGTVTAFSIDHTTGALTQIADANGIPARLKLAHGEVRDARNNDLKDDPTPRIWAADLRISQDGKLLLMSERTSSSVSAFAVDPSTGGLEFLDNYPVQEQQPRNIAFSPDGRWLLVTGEKSAKVGTYAVSKDGALTRVGEAASGKGALWIEILQTPDA; encoded by the coding sequence ATGAGAAAAATCGCCGTTATCGCCGCTGCTGTCGCCTCAGGTCTGTGCCTGTCTGCCAATGCGGCTACCTATGCTTACGTCTCAAGTCCTGGCGATGGTCTGATCTCGCAATACCGCCTCGATCAGGACAACGGCGCACTTACTCTCGTGGAACAGATTCAGGCTGGTGACCAGGTCAATCCCATGGCCATCACCCCTGACGGCAAGGTGCTGTTTGCAGCCTTGCGCGTCAAACCCTTCCAGGTTCTGGGCTACCGGATCGATTCGAAGACCGGTCACCTGACGCCATTTACCCAGGCGCCTCTGGCAGAGAGCATGGCCTATCTGTCTACCGACCGAAAGGGACGCTATCTGCTCGCTGCGTCCTACGGCGCCGATCTCGTCAGCGTTCAGAAGATCGCTAAAGATTATCAACCTTCCGCCAATGTCCTCCGCTACAAGACCGGCCTGCATGCGCATTCGATCCGTACCGAGCCGAGCAATCGCTTCGCCTACGCCGGTAATCTTGGGACAGACAAGGTTCTGCAATATCGCCTGGATGCGCAGACTGGTGAACTCAGCCCGATTGGCAGCGGCTACGTCAGTGTTCCAGACAAAACCGGGCCTCGGCATCTGGCGTTCTCGCCGAACGGAAAATTCCTCTACGTGGTCGGCGAAATGAGCGGCACCGTGACCGCGTTTTCAATCGACCACACTACCGGCGCGTTGACGCAGATTGCCGATGCCAACGGCATTCCCGCGCGCTTGAAACTGGCCCACGGCGAAGTTCGTGATGCGCGCAACAACGATTTGAAAGACGACCCTACTCCACGCATCTGGGCCGCTGACCTGCGCATCTCGCAGGATGGAAAACTGCTGTTGATGAGCGAGCGCACCAGTAGCAGCGTCTCTGCATTTGCCGTTGACCCGTCTACGGGAGGACTTGAGTTTCTCGACAACTACCCAGTACAGGAACAGCAACCGCGCAATATCGCCTTTTCCCCCGACGGCCGCTGGTTGCTGGTGACCGGGGAAAAAAGCGCCAAAGTCGGCACTTACGCCGTGAGTAAAGACGGCGCCCTGACGCGTGTCGGTGAAGCGGCATCCGGCAAAGGCGCGTTATGGATAGAGATACTGCAAACGCCTGATGCCTGA